AGGAAGTCTTAAGATGCGTTTTCCTCTTTTCACTGTTCCTGttggttaatttttttcaaatgtgtaCAGTCTTTTTGATAATTGGAGTTAAAGGAACTTGAAAATGACACCTTAGTGTTCCTTAGTTTGTCGCTGTTGCTTAGAGACTTGTTCCTAGTGTGTGCAAATAAAGACAATGTAATAGCAAATATTGCATATAGGGGTTTTTACCTGTAGTAAGGGGTTTGTAACTAAAAATACCTTTAAACTTTATTTCCAGTTCTGTAGTTGGTTTTCCTTGGTTTGTAATTGTATAGTTTTTATAGTTTGGTGGTTTACATGTATTCCACTGTTAAAACCTTTACTTGTGATTAACTTGTAACTTTTGTGATAGCCACAAAAGATGTATTATTCATCTTTGTGCTAACAAGAGTGATGAAAATGTAGGCTTTGGGCAAGTTTAGGCTTGGTAAATTACAGTTTATAGCCTTATCCAGTTTCTTTCTTGCATGCTGATCTCAGTGGTCTGGTTCAGAGATTCCTGCTCGTTTTCATTCTCTGCTCCTGTGAGTGTTGTGGAAGGTGTGTGTGAAGGCTGCTCAGACAGGAGTGCTGGTAACACAGTTCTGTTCTCCAGTGCTTCCATAGCTTAGAATGCTCAAGTGGGAAGTGGCATCTGTGTGCAAGGTCTTTCAAAGAGTTTGTAGGTTGCTTCATTTAACTGTTGCACGGGCTCAGCGAGGTGTAATTAAAAACAGCAGAGCTCACCCAGCTcgtcaggctgcccagggaactgGTCTGACGCAGTGGTTTTCACCAGCGTTATCTGCAGGTTATGGGGGATCCCTGGATCAGGATGCATAGGGTCAGGCAAGAGGAAGCACACACAGACTTTTTTgaaatgtgtgtgtttgcaaTATTTAAAGGGAAACACTTTCAGAATTTTACATATGAATATACTTGTGATTGCCAAGCTTTTCCCAAGTGAACAGTGTAATCAGGATTGGTTCTCCTGTCCGATGGTTTGTTCTGGAGCACAGAACTGGAGGGTGCCCCCCatgtgcaggtgctggggacGCAGAGCAGTGCAGTTGGCAGAGGCCTTGCTGCTCGAATCCCCTCAGTGGTGCAGCATCACTTCCCCAGGACACATGCTTGATTTGTCACAGACACCCTAAACTTCTCATCTAAGCTGGAATGCCTCACAGTGGGAAGATGCAGCCAAAAGACACAAACATTCTTGTCATATCTCTACGGTATCAGTTATGGCCCAGCACTGAAAACTGCTgcgtggggttttttcccaaggATGGGAATTGGGTATTTCTAGACCACCGAGCCTGTGACGGAGTAAGACCATTTGGTGGGTTGAGAAGATGCTGTCAGTGGGCTTGTGAGATTCATAAAATCAGTGACTGAATATCGAATCTTAGACACTCATGCTTTTCTAGCTCTGGGGAGAGGTACTTCTGTAGAGGAATTTGGACGTGTCTGTCATTACTTTTTGAATGTCAAGGACTAAGTCATTTTGCAAGTTGGAATCTCGCAGTTCCTCTGCTTTGTGCCCTGAACAGTGCTTGTCTTGCAAAAGCATGCACAGTATGCTGCTCTGAGCTGTCTGGTCCAAGTATGAGTAAGTTTGTGGGTGAAATGATGCTAAATATGGGAAGCTTGCCTATTGCCTAATATTCCCATGTCAAATAGCAAGGAGATTAAAGATGAGGTTTATTTTGAGAGCTTTATACGTACGTGACAGTTCCAGAGCTGGTTGTACTTGCAGAGAGGCACTTAGGGTGGCTGAGAATTGTACTGTGTAACAGAAGCCAATTTTGGATAGCATTTTATTTAACTGCCCTTTACCTACAAAGGTatggtttattttttcaaaactgtgtttattttttccagatAGTGCTCGTAATTCCTTCTGCACAAGAAGGAGGACAGTTAGGAGTGCAGGAAAACATAACATGTTAAGAAATATGGTACTTGTTCCACATCTGTGGAATGCTTTGAGTAAGCTGTTTGGTCAGACAGCTGTCACCTTTGTCTGGGGACATTGGAAAGGACAGAACTTCAGTGGGAGCTCCACTTGAACATAGAACTTCATCAAGAGAGCCTTTCCAAGAGACTGTAAATGCCGCAGTACTTCCATggtaaaattaatttccaaattCAACAAGTGAAGTTTGAATTTTTAGTCTTATTtgggaaattaaataaaataattgctttggggtttttttctggtaacCTCACAAACGGTTTTGGTTCAGGAAGCTGAAGTAGTGGATGTGCTTTACAAGCTGTGGGCCTCAGTAGCAGAGTAATGAAAATGAAGAGTCACTGTCCTGTgtttttcagctttaaaaaaaaaaattacactctAAACATGATTACTGAGGTCATTATCCAGAAGATAGTTTTTTTCATCAAAAATGCCTCGTTTCTCATACACAGCAGCTTAGAATTGTTCTGTACACAGAGTTGATACACAGAAGTGATCTGCATGAAGCATTTCATAACTGCAatttcaaaaaaacaaaccagcaatAAAAAACTTACTATTTTTAGCACATTTGTAGTACTTCTTTACTCCTCTCCCTTGCAGCTTCCAGTAGGTAAATTCCACTTCAGAACAATGAGCAGAACTTCTTCACTTGTTCAGTTTCCATGTTGTGCAAGCGTACCATATGCATACAGCTGATCTACTCATAAGATATATGCAGTTTGTATTACatggggggttttttgcttttatttgtatCTTATTTTCTCTTGAAGCTTCTTTGTAAGTCAAGAAATCCTGTGTGCAGAGGCAATGAAACATGGTTAGATCTGAAttgtttttcctctgttctgtTGCAGAAATGAGCCGTCAGACCGCTACAGCACTACCCACGGGTACTTCCAAGTGCACGCCATCACAGAGGGTGCCTGCGCTGACGGGCACCACAGCTTCCAACAATGACTTGGCCAGTCTCTTTGAGTGTCCTGTGTGCTTTGACTATGTGCTGCCACCGATTCTGCAGTGTCAGAGTGGCCATCTGGTCTGTAGCAACTGTCGCCCCAAACTCACGTGCTGCCCCACTTGCCGAGGCCCGCTGGGCTCCATCCGTAACCTGGCTATGGAGAAAGTTGCCAATTCCGTACTCTTCCCATGTAAATACGCCTCTTCTGGCTGCGAGATAACTTTGccacacacagaaaaagcagaCCATGAGGAGCTGTGTGAGTTTAGGCCTtactcctgtccctgtcccggtgCTTCATGTAAATGGCAAGGCTCTCTGGATGCTGTAATGCCACACCTGATGCATCAGCATAAGTCAATTACAACGCTGCAGGGAGAAGATATAGTGTTCCTGGCCACGGACATTAATCTTCCTGGTGCTGTTGACTGGGTTATGATGCAGTCTTGTTTTGGCTTTCATTTCATGCTAGTGttggagaaacaggaaaaatatgaTGGTCACCAGCAGTTCTTTGCAATTGTACAGCTGATAGGAACACGCAAGCAAGCAGAAAACTTTGCTTATCGACTCGAGCTAAATGGGCATAGGCGGCGATTGACTTGGGAAGCAACTCCTCGATCCATTCATGAGGGAATTGCAACAGCCATTATGAATAGTGACTGTCTAGTCTTTGACACCAGCATTGCACAGCTCTTTGCAGAAAATGGCAATTTAGGCATCAACGTAACTATATCCATGTGTTGAAATGGCAATCAAACCTCTTCAGGCCAGTGTTTAAAACCGTTGCATTTAATTTAGCAGAAATAGGGTAACCATCTTTGACTGTCAGACAAATTATTTGGTAGATGGAGGGTAGACATAAATGAAggtaaataaaaggaaaggctGTTAAATTACAGGAAGCAGTTGCATGTAGTAactaatatatttaaaataagtcAACAGTAAACCactgaatatatatatacacccaAAATGGGCATCTTTTGTATTAAGAATTGATTCTACAGGAAATGTTGTAAAATAATTCTAAAAACTTGTTTGTAGATTGATTGTACTGTTGAAAAGGATACTGTTTcgtgtttttgtttgtgtttttttcctccccttttgaCTGACAAGCCATGTTGAGCGGTCTGGTCTCTGGCCgctgcttcccttcctcctccccaccccccctttGTAAGTCACTACATAGTATTGCTGCTGTTTGTGTATATTTTTTGTGTATTTGCTAATTTTTATTAACTTCTagtttttcattaaataaatatgactttcttttctgtaattcaggtttttctcttttttgtatctttttaaaattaattacaggTGTCATCTTTTGATATGCATAATTGCTATGGTAAAACTTATATTTCTGTATGTTTGGTAAATTTTGTCTCTTTCCAGTAGTCAATTCATTGGTGATACTGTTCTTAATTGAGCTATTTGTGAATGTACTGAACTCGAAAGGAGTGCTTATGTTCAAAGATGTCAGGAAAGACAGCTCCTTTAAAAACAGGTCTAGATGTTGTTGTACTTTGAGTTATCTTCTAACAAAAATGAACAATTATTAAGAACTTTccgaattaaaaaaaaagattcacaTTTCAAATTTAGAGATGCTTAGAAATTTGATTGCATCCTTGTATTTGTTGGTTTGCAGTACAAAGAAAGTCTTGTATTACACAGTATTTGTAATTATAAAAGCAGaccatttgtttaaaaaaaaaaaaaggcagtcagAGTGAGatgttttcagtctttttatATTTGTCATTAAAAGATTACCtggcaaatgaaaaaaacacagccaacttctgctttttgctttAGCTCAAAGTTTGACACATTGATGCTCTTGCTCAGTTTCTTGTCTTCATGTCTTTTGGTTGTTACTAAAGTAACTGTCTGGAACTGACTTTTGTATATCATTTTGGTGACATGATCCACATGACAGTGCAGATAAATAAATCTCTTCCAGGTGTGACTGACCAGCCCTAAAGGCTTTGGAAGGATACTGGGCTTTATGCAGACTGCCTGTATGTGCAAACCTGAACCACGAATGTAAACGGGATTTGTGTTACAAAACAGACACAGACGAGCCAGGGGCAAAGCTGTTCCATCTTGAGCTGTTGGATGGAAATCTTTGTCAAACCCAGTGGTAGCGGATGTGTCGGGGAGCTGGTCTGGCTATTAACTACTTTTGTAACAcattaaaatacagtttatttCCTGTGCACTGTCTTAACTTTCTTATCAGAAGTTGATCTGTTAAGACAACTCTAGTTCTTATTTTTGGTGCATGATGAGGTAAGTAGTTCTACAGGTAAGGAACATAAAATCCATTGGGCTGGATTATTATACTACAGAAATAGCTTCATGTAGTAAAAGTTTCACTCTTAAAATTTGATACTTAGGCTGTTTGAACTGTGCACAGATGTAATTTAAAAGATGTACTGGTACCTTGTGGCAGTAGATAAATGCTTCCAAAACTCGTTGCAAtctagcatttttttccttttgaatatACAGCCAACTGTTTGCAGTTTTCTAAATTCAGTAATTATTCTCACCTAATTAAGCTTGTCTGCATTTACCTCTAGTTTGTCTTTAACAGAAAGTTGGCTAAATACCCTTTTTAGAGGAGCCCACATCTCCCTTGCTTGCTGGTGCCTGGCTGGCTGGGCTATTCCAGCTCTGGTTTTGTTTAGGGAACGTAGTGGAGAAGCTGTGTGGAGCCCCTGACCCTGCCCtgagaggctggggctgtgtggggctggtcactgctgctgcttctgtttgGGAGGGTTCAGCTTGGGCCATGTCCCCAGGAGCACTGTCTCCCTGGAACCCTTGTGCTGAGCCGCAGTGATTCGATTGAGGTACGGTGGGCTGAAGGTCAGGGCTGTACTCTGGAAGGGGCCTTCAGGAAGGGCCTTTGCAGTGAGCTGTAGAAAGCTGCCTGGTGTGCTCAGACAGGTTGGTTCATGTTTCACAGAGGACAAGATCTGTAGCATAACTACTGTATGCTGACTTACTGTAATGTAAATTAGTATTGCTCCATTTGGTGTTAAATAATTGTATAAAACCTTTGCTATCCATCATCAGATGGAATGATGAAATTACCCTTCGGCCCAGATCCTCAAAAGTATTAGAAGCCTAATTCAGTGGATCTCCTCTAAAGAGTGTGAGGATCTGGTAAGTCAATTACACTGTTATATGTGAAAAAAGAAACCATGCTAGAAATCTGTACAGTTTACTACCTTATCTAAAATAAACGCTGTATTAAAGCCTGGCATTGTCTTAACATTAGctatttattttagaaagtgTTGTTTTACTTTGCTGTATTGGGAAGGAGTATTCAATTTGTCTCGAAAAGATGAAAAGCAGTAGATTTTGCATTTGTCTGCTAGCACTACCTCTGTGGTTTTTCAttgccctttaaaaaaaaaaaaagccttaaaatgTTTGACAAATGTGGATGTAAATATTTTGGTTCTGTTGTGACAGTTCCTGCTAGCTCTTGTTTGCAGTAGTGCTTTAAAATTAAAGCAGGTGAATGGTTTTGTATTGCTGCCTGTCCTGTTGTTTTATCCAgtcttttccaagctgcttTGATTAAAGCAGGAATTGCACATGTGGGATAGTTACTCTCCGTAGCAGTTTAGAGTGCTGCTGCTTTTACCTTTGATAAGCTTTGGCTGTCTTGTATTTTTCTGAGGGACACAATTTAACCTCAGGTCCATGTAACTGTTCGTTCCTAAGCAGATGATCCCCAGCGTATTGCCATCCCTTCAGAAGTTCTGTACTGCTCTGGCTCACTGCTGCACAGGCTTAGTCTGCTcagtgaaagcaaaacaaaaggcaCCAACATGTGGCTGTAGTATCTGCTGTAATGGATAATGCTTatgttttcttcaaaaaaaatctcaacaCAGTAACAGAACATCTGttctggcagcagggacaggaaaGGCTGGCAGTAAATGCCTGGTATTCTCTTCAGAATGGCATTACACCCCCTCACTTTCAGGTGGAGTCCATGGAGACAAGACTTAGGAATTGGAGTGATGTGTCAGACAGAAAGTCATCCTTTAACTTTTCTGGGGAGCAGCTCCCTCTTTTGCTGTGGTGGAAACTTTTTttagttgtcttcattctcttttaaaaaaatgcagatttgtTTTGTCCATGTGTAAACAGACAGTGCTGGAATTCTGAGCAGATCAGTGCTCTCACAGTGCAGGGCAGTGCAGGATTGTTTCTCCATCTGTTTGGAAAACAATTTTTCCCTCCTGGTTTGATCAAAAGCAAATCAGCAGCACAGAGTTACCAGGCTGGGGTTTTACCCAGGGGGAAGTTTCTTTGCACTTCTTCCCTGTTTGTTTCTCATGAAGCAGAACATGTTTGGAGACTGGGGGTGTTGTCCATAGTCTCGAACTTGGCTTGTGAGTGACTAAGAGTAGAGCTCTTACAATACTGACACAGAAGacggttttatttttatcattttattaGATTAAGTCTTTTGTCAAAGTTGTAAAATCTTTTGTAAAACAGGTGTtgaaattcccactgaattGATTACCAGCAGTGCTGTTTGTTCTACGTAAATCAGCTTTGTTATCAATGgaaatgaaagcaaagcaaactctTATTTTGATTTATAGGCAGCTTCTAGAACAGGCTGTTGTCACTGGTACAGTTTGTTTTTCATAAGCACTTTGGAAACGTTGAACAAGAGAAGGATGTAACAACATCCAGGATTTGCTTGTGGAGCTGACCCTAGACTAAACAATGCCAAAAGCCCAGATCACACACTGAAGTGCAATTCCCACTGAGGTTCAAGGGGAGATAAGAGACAAGGCTGTCAAAGGACAGGGAGGCTGCCAGACTTCCTGAATCTTATTCACAGTGAGTAATGACTCAGAAGTTTCTTGGCATTGTTTAAATGGATTTAATTTCCATAGGTGAACCTCCAAGCACAGGCATCCAAGCATAGCAATCAAGTCAGTTTGTAGTGGGTAAGAATGAAGGACATGTACTCTGTCCTTCCAAATATTACTGGGTTTTTTCATTAAGGCTTCAGCCATGCTCCATccccccctgctgctgcagggagagctgtgcAGGTGTGAACTGATGTGTTCTTGCCCTTCGTACACAACACTTCTTACATTTCAGTTCTTCTGGCATTGCTTCCTGGGTTTGAAAAATGGTGCCTGCAGTGGCCTTGCTACAAACTAGAACCAAGTGCTGAAAGAACTTAGTAACTTCATTTAGACCACAGTGCTTCTCTTCAGATCCCTTAAGAGTATTTTTTTAGATTTCAAAAACCTTATTTTCCCTGATACTGCTGTTCCTTAGCACATTGTTATTCATTATCATTACAGATATTTTGTAAATAAGTAAACTTGCACTAAATCAATTTGCTTTTTATAACAACCCCACCTAAGAGCCTCTCCTGCTGCATGTTATTTCCTCTTTAAGGCTGTgaccagctgctgccatgtaCATACATTGATGCCAGACAGGCTAAGGAATTCTTTCTCATGCTTGACTTGAGATTCAAGATTCTTTACTGATAAAAAGCAGCAAAGGCCTGTAAAATGCAGTTTCAGGTTGGTAACTGCTGCAGCAACACCTTCCTTTTGAGGGCACTAACACCCCATTTAAACAATCCTATTTAGCTCCTAGTGGTACCTGATACCTAACTGTAGCTGAAAGAGATCAAGAACTACGGAATTTGAGAGAGAGGTAACCTTGGCCTGTGCCTAAAGTTTGCTATTTAGATGCTCAAGCCTGGCCTTAACTGCAAAGCCGCCGTCGAAGGCTGCATTCAGCACCTCTTCCAGGCACCCGGCCAGCACGAAGGTCAGGTCCTGCCGCACGTGCACTGCAATCTCTTCAAGATCTTTCTCGTTTCTTTGAGGAATGATAATTCTCTTCAGTCCAGCTCGGTGTGCTGCCAGCACTTTGTCTTTAATTCCCCCAACCtaagaaggagaagaaatacTTATATAAAAACAATGAACTAATCAAataaagtaattattttaacaTCACGTAAGGAGTTAAATTCTGATGAAAGGTTCTGCCTCAGTCATTTAggaaagcaattaaaaatgcaGTCAGCTGTAGCTCATTATGTGCTTAATGAGGGAAATATGTTAATATACTACAGTATTCTTTCTGTAACAGCTAATAAGAGAAATATAAATCTAGGAGTGCAGGTACAAGAGAATCAACAGTGGAAAAGTCATTgcttttcaggaatttttttaacaaaagtgGTCTTCgctctattttttttatatgaTGTGCTGAAATCCTGCACCTGCACTAGAACAGAAGATTTTTCAGATAAAGGCAGTGttagattttgggggaaaagagtCCTAAGGAAGCAATGTCTCATAAAAATAACTTGAGCTGTACTACAGAAAATGTACAGCAAAGCAAACCTGTGTTCAGCAGTGGAGAGATGCTTTGTGCTACACCAGCCACTGCTCCACTGAGCCTCCTGGTGGAGTTGCTAATGAGATGTAAACAGGGGGGTTAAGTTTTTCTTACAGCTGTAGCTTCTTTCCCCAAACTCCTTTCTATTCCTAAGGACCATCTCAGAGCAGAAACTTTTAATTTTACACTGCTTTAGAGGAGAGGAAGGCCCTGTGTTACAGCACAAAGGGCAAACCTCAGGCTGCTGTGACACAGGGCAGGAGTGCACTTTGACCCTCAGGGTGACCCCATGGGTCTGGGCAGTGCTGTGCActcagctgcagggccagcccCTGGCACGCTCCCGGGAATTCAGTGACTGATAACAGCCCGATTCCAGACTACcttggggaaggaggagaatgTGGTTTAATATTTATAGGTACCTTATCTCTGCATGCACCTTCGGCAGCAGGCACAGTGTGgtcactgcccagggcagtaaGGACAGCCTAGCTGCAGGGCTAAGCTGGCTTGCACCAGAGTTATTCCAGGGTGCTCTACAACCCTGGACAATGGCCTGTCGTGTCAGGCTCACTGGCACTAGACCCTCTTAGGCCACTCCTTACCATGGCACCTCTGGTTCTGTCTCCTCTGCAGGAAACAAAATCCTGTCCCTGATTTCCATCTTCCTTCTGTCATCATTTGGTATGAGATGGTAACTCCCATATcagcttcagcacctgggccaGGCTCCACTGACACTTTAAATCAAACTGCTTGAAAACCTTCTTTGCCCTCATGCTTTGAAAAAGCTTTATAGAAAGCCCATTTGGCTGAGCTATGTACAAAGAACATTTAAGAGAAACCTAACAGTAGATCTATGGATTCAGGAATAACCTGTGTGCAGTTACTGGAGAGCTTTAAGACACAACTTTTCAAAGACACCAGAGGGTAGTTCTGTACCAACAGTCTGAGGAAGCACATTTAGAAATTGCAGTGCAGACTTAAGAGCCATCTTGCATTTTAAGACTTcgagctttcctttccaactagacattttcatgtattttccCAAAAAGCCACATCAAGGCTGGCTTTAGCTTGAAAAccaaagcagagcagtggggcagtcctgcagcagcctggcctcCACTGGCCTCTtccaactgcagcagcagcagactgcATTGCTACTAAGGAATGATCCAGCAAGACTCTGGTTTTCTAAGTGGCTATTAACAGATTTTATATCCAAAATAGGGAGAATTAATACAATTTAGCTTTCTTCTGAAACGATGCTTACTGGAAGAACAAGGCCTCTTAGTGTAATTTCTCCTGTCATGGCTACATCTGAGCACACCAGCCGCCCACTGAAGAGTGAAGCAAGACAGGTTACTATGGTAACACCAGCAGATGGTCCATCTTTTGTGacagctccagctgggaagTGCAGATGGATGTCAGTGTTGTCAAGGAGATCAAAACTTCCAGaagcttaaggaaaaaaagaatggtTTGAATGTTAAAAATCTAAACCCATTTTGTTCCCTGTCTTTATTCTAAAAGCCCACCAAGAACTAAAAGCCTTGGCACTATTTATTAACAGTAGgctgaaaaaaacaacacaataTTGCAGAGGCCcaaggaaaaaacaagaaacACCCAATGAGCTTTCCTACATCTATATTCCTAGAAAAAAACGGTAACATGATAACCAATAAGCTTGGCATTTGCATGTGTTGGGAAATTGAGAGTAGGGATTAATGTAGAAACCAAGGAATTTCTACATAGAATTTTTATGTCCCAAACCACCAATGTCAATGCTCAGAGAACACTCCACAGAAACCCACAATCATAATAAAGTGAAACTTCCATTTATGTCCTTTCACCTGTAATGAAGTACATGGAGTGTAAACCAGAGAGGTAAAGATGCACACAGGTAATGCCTGCAGCATTTCATACATTAATTCCATTGTGGTTTTAAACCTATCTATAAACTTCCACAAATAGTGACAGATACTGGTCAGTTATTTGCCTGATAGCAGATGATCAATCTAGAAAGCACATTTCCACAAGTCCTGGGAGGTTCAAACAAAAAAGAGTTAAAATATTCTTGTCCAGAGTCCTATTGCACTGCAGTTCCACAGCTGCCATACAAAcccaacattttcaaaatactaAGCATTATTACAAAAACCTTTTAACAGAACCTGTTAGGAAAAACTACAGACTTCCATATCTGTCTGCATCACAAAAGTGCTGCTGGAAAGCTTGAGTGTAACAATGAGTCAGAGGCAGCATCTGCCACAACCAAGGAGAAGCACCTTGGCACTGAAGCTGTCCACAACCTTCCAGGCTACGGCAGGGAGACACAGCTCGTGTTCTGCCAGGCCACAACCACCTTGGCTTGGCATCAGCTGGGAAAGAACTACACAAAGGCACTCTGGAGCTGATCCCATCCTCACTGTAGCACTGATGGCTGAAACCCTTACTGCGATACCTAATTCCACAGCGAGTAACTGACACTGTTACTCAGCAGTGTTACCATGTGCTGAGCTGCTACCACCCAGCTGCAGGGCTGTAGCTGCCCTGGAGCGGCCCTGCTGCCCCACCGTTGGTGAGCTGGTATCTCTTGGCATTGCTGCGCAGCCAGCTGATGGCCAGGTGAGCCGACTCCTTCATGACGTCCCCCAGCTGCCCCGTCAGGGTGAGCTGGCCCTCCCCGTCCATCCGGCTCGCTTCCACAAACATGATCTCGCCTCCCAGGGGGGTCCAGGCCAGGCCTATGGCCACTCCTGGCTGACTGAGGCGCTCAGACACCTGAAGGGAAACACAGGACGCAGTTTAGGAAACAGCCATAAAAAAGACATCGCAAAAACAATTCAATAGTTGGCTTTAAAACAACT
This region of Aphelocoma coerulescens isolate FSJ_1873_10779 chromosome 11, UR_Acoe_1.0, whole genome shotgun sequence genomic DNA includes:
- the SIAH1 gene encoding E3 ubiquitin-protein ligase SIAH1 isoform X2, coding for MTGRSASSGPYSWKGVWSACLPGSKTCKGKEMSRQTATALPTGTSKCTPSQRVPALTGTTASNNDLASLFECPVCFDYVLPPILQCQSGHLVCSNCRPKLTCCPTCRGPLGSIRNLAMEKVANSVLFPCKYASSGCEITLPHTEKADHEELCEFRPYSCPCPGASCKWQGSLDAVMPHLMHQHKSITTLQGEDIVFLATDINLPGAVDWVMMQSCFGFHFMLVLEKQEKYDGHQQFFAIVQLIGTRKQAENFAYRLELNGHRRRLTWEATPRSIHEGIATAIMNSDCLVFDTSIAQLFAENGNLGINVTISMC
- the SIAH1 gene encoding E3 ubiquitin-protein ligase SIAH1 isoform X1; the protein is MHYLILSVFKQALQVLWEYVWSKWSFRGNFNISKQSSWILSNWEEMRVANLLKLQSKGSSVCAQEMSRQTATALPTGTSKCTPSQRVPALTGTTASNNDLASLFECPVCFDYVLPPILQCQSGHLVCSNCRPKLTCCPTCRGPLGSIRNLAMEKVANSVLFPCKYASSGCEITLPHTEKADHEELCEFRPYSCPCPGASCKWQGSLDAVMPHLMHQHKSITTLQGEDIVFLATDINLPGAVDWVMMQSCFGFHFMLVLEKQEKYDGHQQFFAIVQLIGTRKQAENFAYRLELNGHRRRLTWEATPRSIHEGIATAIMNSDCLVFDTSIAQLFAENGNLGINVTISMC
- the SIAH1 gene encoding E3 ubiquitin-protein ligase SIAH1 isoform X3; this encodes MEPVSEMSRQTATALPTGTSKCTPSQRVPALTGTTASNNDLASLFECPVCFDYVLPPILQCQSGHLVCSNCRPKLTCCPTCRGPLGSIRNLAMEKVANSVLFPCKYASSGCEITLPHTEKADHEELCEFRPYSCPCPGASCKWQGSLDAVMPHLMHQHKSITTLQGEDIVFLATDINLPGAVDWVMMQSCFGFHFMLVLEKQEKYDGHQQFFAIVQLIGTRKQAENFAYRLELNGHRRRLTWEATPRSIHEGIATAIMNSDCLVFDTSIAQLFAENGNLGINVTISMC
- the SIAH1 gene encoding E3 ubiquitin-protein ligase SIAH1 isoform X4; translated protein: MSRQTATALPTGTSKCTPSQRVPALTGTTASNNDLASLFECPVCFDYVLPPILQCQSGHLVCSNCRPKLTCCPTCRGPLGSIRNLAMEKVANSVLFPCKYASSGCEITLPHTEKADHEELCEFRPYSCPCPGASCKWQGSLDAVMPHLMHQHKSITTLQGEDIVFLATDINLPGAVDWVMMQSCFGFHFMLVLEKQEKYDGHQQFFAIVQLIGTRKQAENFAYRLELNGHRRRLTWEATPRSIHEGIATAIMNSDCLVFDTSIAQLFAENGNLGINVTISMC